The [Bacillus] selenitireducens MLS10 genome includes a region encoding these proteins:
- a CDS encoding sensor histidine kinase has protein sequence MRLTSIFSKLFLTFTAVIVVSFLLFGVVYLYLFHVQLYADYEASFAEKRDTLTAQFELAENFGWTQGETEAVIGSLLESDSYTVHLYGDGDVRFSNGETDAAVHLLDGVDSAISAEGNWDGAGLDYVMAGPVNHESVNQMTMTFTGLEEDYLQAVFMIVTSFITVLTVAAAVLWFMTKRMTDPLRAMNDVARQMSTGDFSKQVDIRTRDEIGELGETLNRMASELATIESTRKTILANISHDLRSPLTSVKGFLIALEDGTIPVEKRFSYYERIRSETDRVITLVNDILELTRIESGGITLDRETYDLTDQLNEQIRSFEKPMADKGIQLHFEPAARDGLSVYADYNRLNRVWQNLLENALRYTPEGQSVTVSAVHSVHLVTVHVTNSGTVIPEETLPLIWERFYKADDSRSGKGGSGIGLSIVKSITGLHGGTVDVDSNEESGTTFSVTLPSAFET, from the coding sequence ATGAGGCTGACTTCTATTTTCAGCAAACTGTTTCTCACCTTCACAGCGGTGATTGTCGTAAGCTTCCTCCTGTTCGGTGTCGTGTATCTCTATCTGTTTCACGTCCAGCTGTATGCCGATTATGAAGCCTCGTTCGCAGAAAAGCGGGACACCCTCACCGCTCAGTTTGAGCTCGCAGAGAATTTCGGCTGGACGCAGGGAGAGACGGAGGCTGTGATCGGCAGCCTTCTCGAGAGTGATTCGTACACGGTGCATCTATACGGGGATGGGGATGTGCGGTTCAGTAACGGCGAGACCGACGCGGCGGTGCACCTTCTTGATGGGGTCGATTCTGCCATTTCCGCAGAGGGCAACTGGGACGGAGCCGGTCTCGACTATGTGATGGCCGGGCCCGTGAATCACGAGTCGGTCAATCAGATGACGATGACCTTTACCGGCCTTGAAGAAGACTACCTCCAGGCCGTCTTCATGATCGTCACTTCTTTCATTACCGTTCTCACCGTGGCCGCGGCTGTCCTATGGTTTATGACAAAGCGCATGACCGATCCCCTGAGGGCCATGAACGACGTGGCGAGACAGATGAGCACCGGCGACTTTTCCAAACAGGTGGATATCAGAACCCGGGACGAGATCGGGGAACTTGGCGAGACGCTGAACCGCATGGCGTCTGAGCTTGCGACGATCGAAAGCACACGCAAAACGATCCTGGCGAATATCTCTCACGACCTGCGCTCGCCGCTCACTTCCGTAAAGGGCTTCCTGATCGCCCTTGAAGACGGGACGATTCCCGTGGAGAAGCGGTTCTCTTATTATGAACGGATCCGTTCAGAAACCGACCGGGTCATTACCCTCGTCAATGACATTCTCGAACTGACGAGAATTGAGTCAGGGGGGATTACCCTCGACAGAGAGACTTACGACCTGACCGATCAGCTGAACGAACAGATCCGCTCCTTTGAGAAGCCGATGGCGGATAAAGGGATACAGCTCCACTTCGAGCCGGCAGCCCGGGACGGACTTTCTGTTTATGCCGATTACAACCGACTGAACCGGGTCTGGCAAAACCTTCTTGAGAACGCTCTCCGCTATACGCCGGAAGGACAGTCGGTGACAGTTTCTGCCGTACATAGCGTGCACCTCGTCACGGTGCACGTTACAAACAGCGGCACAGTCATTCCGGAAGAGACGCTCCCGCTCATTTGGGAACGCTTCTATAAAGCCGATGATTCACGGTCAGGAAAAGGCGGCTCAGGCATCGGACTCTCCATCGTCAAATCGATCACCGGGCTTCACGGCGGCACCGTCGATGTCGACAGTAATGAGGAAAGCGGCACGACGTTTTCGGTCACTCTTCCCTCAGCTTTTGAAACCTGA
- a CDS encoding response regulator transcription factor, which produces MHVLIIEDDANIAELVSLYMEKEGWRVTIASDGEEGLSCYYDSEPDLLIVDIMLPEVNGLDICRDVRQDDRLVPILILTGKGETDDIVRGLDAGADDYLVKPFEPKELLARVKSLLRRSFPYAGSTTFFTAGNTSLSPEQHEWRINGELIAAAPREIRVLSLLVHCKGQTLSREQILDPVWGKDFDGDPRTVDVHMKRIREKLRTFESDWSLVTVRGVGYRIETGRSS; this is translated from the coding sequence ATGCATGTTCTGATTATTGAAGATGACGCCAACATCGCAGAACTGGTGTCATTGTATATGGAGAAAGAAGGGTGGCGCGTAACCATCGCGTCCGACGGGGAAGAAGGCCTCAGCTGTTATTATGACAGCGAACCGGATCTTCTCATCGTGGATATTATGCTTCCTGAAGTGAACGGTCTCGACATATGTCGGGACGTCCGCCAGGACGACCGCCTCGTGCCGATCCTGATCCTGACAGGGAAAGGCGAGACCGATGACATCGTCCGCGGACTCGACGCCGGTGCCGATGATTATCTCGTGAAGCCCTTTGAACCGAAGGAGCTTCTCGCGAGGGTCAAGTCCCTCTTACGGAGAAGCTTCCCGTATGCCGGCAGCACGACTTTTTTCACCGCCGGCAATACATCCCTCAGTCCCGAGCAGCACGAATGGCGGATCAACGGCGAGCTGATTGCCGCAGCGCCCCGGGAAATCCGTGTTCTCAGTCTCCTTGTCCATTGCAAAGGTCAAACCCTCAGCCGCGAACAGATCCTCGATCCCGTTTGGGGCAAAGACTTCGACGGGGATCCGCGGACGGTGGACGTCCACATGAAGCGCATCCGCGAAAAGCTTCGCACATTTGAATCCGACTGGTCCCTCGTCACCGTCAGAGGCGTCGGATACCGCATTGAAACTGGGAGGTCTTCATGA
- a CDS encoding diguanylate cyclase domain-containing protein — MGEILIYSAIYLIPTFLMLYFTIDILTRNRSRREHQLLAVFFTCYAVMFFSEFIRHLLPIRYSETVVMYAFGNAGLIIPAIFLHFMMEFSGLKRKFPRFLYPWVLYLSLIPVILTFITGENLTNSSAFQAIGMFYYPELDGQYYLTLTGANFFALGITAIAWSMYKKESHSVKKKLLGFLVITLLLGFLWTTIFGYFDFRGVMIPYPYIISSLIWAIAISYAMRKLDFLESSYKRFETFFNVNPSAIVLVNPDGDITQANPAAERLFQSGDLQGASFRPFIAQSAASDWDEETARLTTLQSGFRDFESKIQNSLGEERFVLIDSGDVTVDSQPMQMLILQDIHRRKEADRKAAFLAYHDALTGLPNRRYFYNEAQKRLKAGLPFTLVIIDLDSFKEINDTFGHQTGDAFLIHMAKLLKTAFDTTEGGFSSRIGGDEFYAILPDTDERQTAIFLTALLQQFATNPYLAGEIPLEIRASMGTSRYPSDTDSLDELVRFADRAMYHVKNSGKNSHAAYSTLSRYHKKQPPRADSP; from the coding sequence GTGGGTGAGATCCTGATCTATTCCGCCATCTATCTGATCCCGACGTTTCTGATGCTCTATTTCACCATCGATATCCTGACAAGGAACCGCTCGCGACGGGAGCATCAGCTCCTCGCCGTATTCTTCACCTGCTATGCCGTGATGTTCTTCTCGGAGTTTATCCGGCATCTCTTGCCGATCCGTTATAGTGAAACCGTCGTGATGTACGCCTTCGGAAACGCCGGGCTGATTATCCCCGCCATCTTCCTGCACTTTATGATGGAATTCTCCGGACTGAAGCGGAAATTCCCCCGCTTTTTGTACCCGTGGGTTCTTTATCTGTCCCTCATTCCCGTCATATTGACCTTCATTACAGGCGAGAATCTGACCAACAGCTCGGCGTTTCAGGCTATCGGGATGTTTTATTACCCGGAACTTGACGGACAGTACTACCTGACACTCACCGGCGCCAATTTCTTCGCCCTTGGCATCACAGCCATCGCATGGTCTATGTATAAAAAAGAATCTCATTCAGTAAAGAAAAAACTCCTCGGCTTCCTGGTCATCACGCTCCTTCTCGGTTTTCTTTGGACCACCATTTTCGGTTATTTTGACTTCCGGGGGGTAATGATTCCCTATCCGTACATCATTTCAAGCCTGATCTGGGCCATCGCCATCAGCTATGCCATGCGAAAACTCGACTTCCTTGAATCATCCTATAAACGGTTCGAAACCTTTTTCAACGTCAATCCGTCCGCAATTGTCCTCGTGAATCCCGACGGGGACATTACACAGGCGAATCCGGCGGCGGAACGGCTGTTTCAGTCCGGTGATCTGCAGGGCGCAAGCTTCAGACCATTCATCGCTCAATCTGCCGCTTCAGACTGGGACGAAGAAACAGCAAGACTCACAACCCTTCAAAGCGGCTTTCGCGACTTTGAATCCAAAATTCAGAACAGCCTCGGCGAGGAGCGGTTTGTCCTGATTGACAGCGGGGACGTCACCGTCGACAGCCAGCCGATGCAGATGCTTATCCTGCAGGACATCCACCGCCGCAAAGAAGCAGACCGCAAGGCCGCGTTCCTCGCCTATCACGACGCCCTGACCGGACTTCCAAACCGCCGCTACTTTTATAATGAAGCCCAAAAGCGCCTTAAAGCCGGCCTGCCCTTCACCCTCGTCATCATTGATCTTGATTCATTTAAAGAAATCAATGATACGTTCGGGCATCAGACGGGTGATGCGTTCCTTATTCATATGGCAAAGCTGTTAAAGACGGCCTTCGACACGACTGAAGGCGGCTTTTCATCCCGGATCGGGGGCGATGAATTCTATGCCATCCTCCCTGACACCGATGAACGGCAAACAGCGATTTTCCTCACAGCTCTCTTGCAGCAGTTCGCGACGAATCCGTACCTTGCAGGTGAGATCCCCCTCGAGATCAGAGCGAGTATGGGAACAAGCCGTTATCCGTCAGATACGGACAGTCTTGATGAACTCGTTCGTTTTGCGGATCGGGCCATGTACCATGTCAAAAATTCCGGCAAAAACAGCCACGCAGCATACAGCACGTTAAGCCGGTATCATAAGAAACAGCCTCCGCGTGCCGACTCACCATGA
- a CDS encoding ATP-binding cassette domain-containing protein codes for MLNLFLRYIRQYRVMIAVFFTGVFVELLFQYMVALSFKFLLDEAIIPGNMEILLAVLAFLLAFGLMSLTAGYVNDLRMARLGTVIAEDLRRSAYRSIHQGGLGFVERFSTSEINARFQYDIPAIERFLIRLLSAAVPALLSMFIGLTFLLFLQPILGLVVFVGMLLLFIPGYLYSDEEDEYLLHHAREDEELGGAVEESVRNVRLIHAHNRLGSVGERFEDLLGELSGTHLRYLKLKAKLTRLPQALFLLFRITVLGAGGLLTFRGVLSPGDFVAFVTIFLLVFQQGIILTSIVTVSSQPAVNWLRYQDLIGNQKEEGRSGTEGKPVRFTDRLRFHNVTYTYGDQDAGVKNLSAVLKKGTLTMITGPSGSGKSTLLHLLAGFYKPASGELYIDESPLSTLDPAAYRQKMAFAFQEPTFMDGSIRDNLMFLSGTPCTDEELYDVLRKTGVDDSVRRMKDGLDTPIESRLGSLSGGEAQRLALARALLTKPDILVLDEVTSALDPRSEAGVRAMIQSLTPALTVIMITHRLDHGQDADQILVMDQGRLAEAGTFRELTQSGGLFSKLLNKQNGFSISSNGQVAEVEGSRLKQIPLFASIGASPLEALSGAFTTEVFEEGETVIYEGDLGDQFYLIARGKVSVRPGGTAPDDEVAVLEDGDYFGELALLHDEPRNATIISKEKTTCLMLKKDDFHALLQAHPQVRQDVEEEAARRERQRESSQEENGRNYATLEEKPER; via the coding sequence ATGCTCAACCTGTTTTTACGTTATATCCGGCAATACAGGGTGATGATTGCCGTCTTTTTTACCGGCGTGTTCGTTGAACTGCTTTTTCAGTATATGGTTGCCCTCAGTTTCAAGTTCCTGCTTGATGAAGCGATTATTCCGGGGAATATGGAGATTCTTCTCGCGGTCCTGGCTTTCCTGCTTGCCTTTGGGCTGATGAGTCTGACGGCGGGCTATGTGAATGATCTCCGTATGGCGAGGCTCGGGACGGTGATTGCCGAGGATCTCAGGCGCTCGGCGTACCGCTCGATTCATCAGGGCGGTCTCGGATTTGTGGAGCGCTTCAGCACCAGCGAGATCAATGCGCGCTTCCAGTACGACATTCCCGCCATCGAGCGGTTTCTGATCCGGTTACTGAGTGCGGCGGTACCTGCCTTACTCAGTATGTTCATCGGGCTTACGTTCCTTCTGTTCCTCCAACCGATCCTCGGACTGGTCGTATTCGTCGGGATGCTGCTTCTCTTTATTCCCGGCTATCTGTACAGCGATGAAGAAGACGAGTATCTCCTCCATCATGCCAGGGAAGATGAGGAACTCGGAGGGGCCGTTGAGGAATCGGTCCGAAATGTCCGGCTCATTCACGCACATAACCGGCTTGGTAGTGTTGGAGAGCGGTTTGAAGATCTTCTTGGTGAGCTCTCTGGCACGCATCTTCGCTATCTGAAACTGAAAGCCAAGCTGACCCGTCTGCCCCAGGCGCTGTTTCTGCTGTTTCGGATCACGGTACTTGGAGCCGGGGGCTTGCTTACGTTTCGGGGAGTGCTCTCACCCGGGGACTTTGTCGCATTCGTCACGATCTTTCTGCTCGTCTTTCAACAGGGGATCATTCTCACCTCTATTGTCACCGTCTCCTCACAGCCCGCCGTGAACTGGCTCCGCTATCAGGATCTGATCGGCAATCAAAAAGAAGAAGGCCGATCCGGAACGGAAGGGAAACCGGTCCGCTTCACTGACCGCCTCCGCTTTCATAACGTCACATACACATACGGGGATCAGGATGCCGGGGTGAAGAACCTCTCGGCTGTTTTGAAAAAAGGGACACTGACGATGATCACAGGACCGAGCGGGTCGGGGAAGAGCACGCTCCTTCATCTCCTTGCGGGCTTTTACAAACCTGCGTCAGGGGAACTGTACATCGATGAGTCCCCGTTAAGTACCCTTGATCCGGCAGCGTACAGGCAAAAGATGGCCTTCGCGTTTCAGGAGCCGACGTTCATGGACGGCTCGATCCGGGATAACCTTATGTTTCTTTCAGGGACACCCTGTACCGATGAGGAGCTGTATGACGTTCTCCGAAAAACCGGCGTTGACGACAGCGTACGCCGGATGAAGGACGGCCTTGATACGCCCATTGAGTCGAGGCTCGGTTCATTGTCCGGGGGCGAGGCCCAGCGCCTCGCGCTGGCGAGGGCCCTGTTGACAAAACCGGATATCCTCGTCCTTGATGAGGTGACGTCCGCCCTCGATCCCCGTTCAGAAGCAGGTGTCAGAGCGATGATTCAGTCATTGACACCTGCTTTGACGGTGATCATGATCACGCACCGGCTCGATCACGGGCAGGACGCCGATCAGATTCTCGTCATGGATCAGGGCCGTCTCGCGGAGGCCGGGACGTTCCGCGAACTCACACAATCAGGCGGTCTGTTTTCCAAGCTCCTGAACAAACAGAACGGCTTCTCCATCTCGTCAAACGGGCAGGTTGCGGAAGTGGAAGGAAGCAGACTCAAGCAGATTCCGCTCTTTGCCTCCATTGGCGCTTCGCCTCTCGAAGCGCTCTCCGGTGCCTTCACGACGGAGGTCTTTGAGGAAGGGGAGACGGTGATTTACGAAGGGGATCTCGGTGATCAGTTCTACTTGATTGCCCGGGGAAAAGTTTCCGTTCGCCCGGGCGGCACGGCGCCTGATGATGAAGTGGCCGTCCTTGAAGACGGGGACTACTTCGGTGAACTCGCCCTGTTGCACGATGAACCGCGAAATGCGACGATCATTTCCAAGGAGAAGACGACCTGTCTCATGCTGAAGAAAGACGATTTTCACGCGCTTCTTCAAGCACATCCGCAAGTCCGTCAGGACGTTGAGGAAGAAGCGGCCCGGCGTGAGCGGCAGAGAGAAAGTTCGCAGGAGGAAAATGGACGCAATTATGCTACACTAGAAGAAAAGCCAGAAAGATGA
- a CDS encoding cobalamin B12-binding domain-containing protein: MKGSEAFTRILLAGNEELAVEQALSYAEQYGKHRLYEEVITPAMYEIGQMWEENRITVADEHLATGISDFVLTVVDERNKEQAKNGRTVLLFGVEKEEHYLGLKMVASLFRDKGWTTRYLGPNLPVESAIAAMNKWSPDVIGVSASMANRIPDVLSYLEQLNEQQPHELKVLIGGRFADTVADKVTGFPVEVLQSLTELAHWLDRYEDVKADAPV; this comes from the coding sequence TTGAAGGGTTCAGAAGCATTTACACGGATCCTGCTTGCCGGCAATGAAGAGCTGGCCGTCGAGCAGGCCCTTTCTTATGCGGAACAGTACGGCAAGCACCGCCTGTATGAAGAAGTGATCACACCGGCGATGTATGAAATTGGGCAGATGTGGGAGGAGAACCGGATTACGGTAGCGGATGAGCATCTGGCGACGGGGATCAGTGATTTCGTCCTGACTGTCGTCGATGAGCGTAATAAAGAGCAGGCGAAGAATGGCCGGACGGTGCTTTTGTTCGGTGTGGAAAAAGAAGAGCATTACCTCGGCTTGAAAATGGTCGCCTCGCTGTTCAGAGACAAGGGTTGGACAACACGCTACCTGGGGCCGAATCTGCCTGTGGAATCGGCCATTGCGGCAATGAATAAATGGTCGCCGGACGTGATCGGTGTCTCGGCATCCATGGCAAACCGCATCCCGGATGTGCTCTCGTACCTCGAACAGTTAAACGAACAACAGCCCCATGAACTCAAGGTGCTGATCGGCGGCCGTTTCGCCGATACCGTGGCTGATAAAGTCACCGGTTTTCCCGTTGAGGTGCTGCAGTCCTTGACGGAACTTGCACATTGGCTCGATCGTTATGAGGATGTGAAAGCCGATGCACCGGTTTGA
- a CDS encoding STAS domain-containing protein, whose product MNGKPDPVLMDVTVSWNEQGIGTVICQSKDSGMQRIEEQLTRLRTRLHTTDMALLEEKELAESRLQEIRERSAPFTSLGAQRGLVSLFGDLNEAKVEAVTGQLLRQISTNRTAELIMDFTPLTSVEEAGVSRLKALIQAISIMGIPVTVSGVAPDKVRALKGLLNDPEIRFVQKIQDVI is encoded by the coding sequence ATGAACGGGAAGCCGGACCCTGTATTGATGGACGTCACTGTCAGCTGGAATGAACAGGGCATTGGAACCGTCATCTGTCAGTCGAAAGACAGCGGCATGCAGCGTATCGAAGAACAGCTCACACGGCTCAGAACCAGGCTTCATACGACGGATATGGCACTCCTTGAAGAAAAGGAACTTGCAGAGAGCCGTCTTCAGGAGATCAGGGAACGATCCGCGCCGTTTACGAGTCTCGGCGCACAGCGCGGGCTCGTTTCATTGTTCGGTGATCTGAACGAAGCGAAAGTGGAGGCTGTTACAGGGCAGTTACTCCGGCAGATCAGTACGAACAGAACGGCCGAACTGATTATGGATTTCACACCCCTGACTTCCGTTGAAGAAGCCGGCGTGTCTCGTCTGAAGGCCCTGATTCAAGCCATCTCCATAATGGGGATTCCGGTGACCGTTTCCGGCGTGGCCCCGGATAAAGTGCGTGCGCTGAAAGGCCTGCTCAATGACCCCGAGATCCGTTTTGTTCAAAAAATCCAGGACGTGATCTGA